The following DNA comes from ANME-2 cluster archaeon.
CCTATGTCCCAGGAACTTCCATCCCTGACATCTTTTTTCTCCAGATTCTGGGATGCAAATACAGGGGCAGTAAGATACATAAGCATAAGTAAAATTACAAAATGTTTTTTGTGGTCCATTGTTTTTCACCTTTAAGCGTTTTTGACAGTAACAGTAATAGTTATTATTTGATTCATCATATATAAAATATGACTTAATAAAATGATCTGGCAGCAAGCAAACCGGAAACAATCAGGACAATGTTCTGTTCTTCACATCTCAAAGTCTACGAAAAGACTGTACGATATTCGTTATATGAAAACTGCTACTCTTGCCCCATACACCACTGCTGTAATGTTCGCAATAGACGTATTCTTCCATTCGCTCACATCTACCCGAGTATTTTTCAGGGAGTTTTCTGTTCCCAACAATTAATGCACAGCAACCTGTTTGCATACGCGGACATCTGGCAGGTAGTATCAAACGATTTCCTCTTCTATTTGACCATTATTAAAGTAATTAAGTTAACTAAATTAGTAATAGTGTTTCAAGATAAATAATTAACGCTCGATACCTGAAACATCGGCCTGTGTAAGACCAAATGTCCCCAGAAGGGCTACGGTGCCTTGATTAAATGCTACGCAACTGTTCTATCGGGTGTATCCGGACTAACCGCCACATAGCTATGATAGTGGATAACAGACCCAGTGTTATTGCCATTACAAATCCTCCCGCCAGGAACATTTCATCCAGTACCAGCACATTTTTAAAACCCATCATGGATTCAATCCCGTGGTTCAGTCCTATCGTGAAAGGTATGCTCAAAACACATCCGGCGATCCCTCCCAGAAGGCTGATTATCAATCCTTCCAGTCCTATACTTTTTACCATTGACCACCTGGACAGGCCAATAACCTGCATGATACCTATCTCTTTGCGTTTCTCGTTTATGGATAGCAGCGTGGTGTTCACGACAAGGGCGCCCCCCATGACCAGTGCCAACACCACCATTGAGGCAGCACTGTAAAGCATTATGCTGTTCTCTTTTATTACCTTCTCGAGAAACTCCATGTTTGTGCTCACCACATAGTTCGGATAGGCCACTTCAAGGTCGGCTTTGACCGCATGAACGTCTTCAGGGTCTTTCAGTCTGACCATTATCATGGAAGCGCTGTCATAATAGTGGTTGCCGGTAATATCCTGGAATTCTGAAAAAGGGAATATGATCATGGGATTGACGCTGAATCCTGCCAGTGAGTTGGTGACTCCCACAACCTTGAATACCTGCCCTTTTGCATCTCCAACAGATTTACCCACGTGTATGGTATCACCCACATTAACATTCAACAAAGCAGATGCGCGGCTGTCCACCAAAACTTCCCGTGTCCATGCTCCGTTATACGCCCCGCCATTATAGTGGGAACTGGTGTTCAGGGGGGAACCTTCGGAAATAACAACCATGGGCCCGCTCGTTTCCACTCCCAGTCCGAATACCGCCCTGGGATTTACATCATCCCTGTAGGCATAGATCATTTCAGTGAGCATGGGGATGGTGTGGGTGATCCGGGGGTCTTTCACGGCATCATATGAAAGCTGGTGGGCATTGTTTATTTTTGCCGCACCAACGCTTGCATAGCTGGCGCGCAGGTCAACAGGTTGGCCTGTTATCCAGAGATGCATCAAACTCTCCTTGAAAGCACTTTCACCCGTGGTCACAAGACCACTACCCAGGGATGCCAGCAGTATCACGGACAATACTGCTATTGTTACCGCAGCGATGTTAAGTGATGTCCGGACCCTGTTTTTCATTATGTTCTTGAGCGCAAGCATGATACCTCATGATAGTACGTGCCGTAGATATAATAATGTTAATGCAAATATATTGCAGACACAGTTTGTTGGCAGCAGGTAGAAGCTGTCACGGTCACAGAGGAAGAGAGATGGATGCTCATTTTCAGACAATAGTCCGGGCAACAGGGAACCATGATGAACCCGCATTATGTGAGATGATCGTACAAAGCCTGTCCGTGAGTGTGAGCAAGAGTTTACGACCACATTGCGCCGTGCTGTTCTCGGGCGGGGTGGACAGTTCACTCATCGCTGTGCTGGCCGCACGCCAGATACCTGACATCATGCTTATCACGGTTGGTTTTTCGGATTCTAATGATATTGGATGGGCGCCTGTGGCCGCACAATTGCTGGGACTTGGGAACAATCACCATTCAAAAATCATTACCCCCGGGGATGTCCAATCGACGATTCCCCGCGTTATGAAGGTACTGGGAACCGCCGACCCCATGACCATCTCACTTGCAGTACCCCTTTTTATTGCCTGCGTTGAGGCAAAAAGCATGAATATCGGCCTGCTGTTAGCCGGACAGGGAGCCGATGAACTGTTCGGCGGCTATCACCGGTATCAGGACATTGCACACGAGGGGATGTCTGCCCTGGATGAAGCAATCGCCGCAGATGTAGCCGGATTATCCCGGCGGGACATCCTGCGCGATAGTACCATTACAAAGGCTGCAAACGTGGAGCTTGCGGTCCCGTTCCTTGAACCCGGGATGGTCCAACTGGGCCTGTTCATTCCTGCCATGTTGAAGGTCAGGGAGTCCGGGGGAGAACGGGTTGGCAAGTACATCCTCCGCAGGGCTGCTGAACAGGTTATGCCGGGTGAGATCGCATGGCGGGACAAGAAAGCCATGCAGTATGGCAGCGGCGTGTGGGCGGCTATGGGCAAACTTGCCAGGCAGGCAGGGTACAGGAAACAAGATAAAGGCTATATAAGAAAATATCTTTATTCGGTTGCAGAGGAAAACAGGATTACGCTGGATGTAACATCATGATCACAACAAAGGACGTTGAACATATTGGCTGGCTGGCCAGGCTGAAGATGGAAGAGGAACAGCTTGAAGGATATGCGGGCCAGTTGAATTCGGTACTGGATTATTTCGGACAGCTGGACGAGGTGGATACCGAGGGTGTGGAGCCCACCTTCCATGTTTTGAAAGTTAATAACGTGTTCAGGGATGATGAGGTCACTGGCTGCCTCACCCATGACGAGGCCACGGGCAACGCGCCCAGGACGCAGGATGGCTACTTCAAGGCCCCCAGGATAATCTGAGGTAAATGGAATGATAACAGTAGCACAGACCCTTGAAGCAATACGAAATTCGTCAGTTGAGGACGTACTAAACCAGTGCATCGACAGGATAGAGAGCGGCACGTTCAACACATTCATCACCGTGGCAAAGGAATCTGCCCTTGAGGCGGCCGGGAAAATGGAAGGACATACCGGACCCCTGGCAGGCATACCCATTGCCATCAAAGATAATATATCGACCAGAGGCATTCAGACTACCTGTGCATCAAAGATACTCGGTGGTTATGTGCCGCCCTATGACGCCCATGTTATCGAGCGCCTGAAAGCGGCAGGGGCCATTATTGTTGGCAAAGCGAACATGGATGAGTTCGCCATGGGCACCTCCACTGAGAGCAGCCATTACGGCCCCACGCTCAATCCCTGGGACCCAGAACGGGTGCCGGGCGGTTCATCCGGTGGCAGTGCTGCCACTGTGGCTGCCAGCGAGGTGCCGCTGTCACTGGGCTCAGATACCGGCGGCTCGGTCAGGTGCCCCGCATCTTTTTGCGGCGTGGTGGGGCTCAAACCCACCTATGGCGTGATATCCAGGTACGGGCTGATCTCCTATGCCAACAGCCTGGAGCAGATAGGACCTATTGCTTCCAATGTTGAGGATATGACTTTATTGTTCAATGTAATTGCCGGACACGATGCAAGGGATTCCACGTCAGTAGCCGGAGAGAAGGATTATACAAAGGCACTGGTGGACGACGTGAAAGGACTGACCATTGGGGTGCCGGAAGAATATTTCGGTGAGGGGATCGACCCGGCTGTGGAGAAGTCGGTTTGGGACGGCGTGCACAGGCTGGAAGAGCTGGGTGCATCGTGGAAAGAAGTGAAGATGGCGCATACAAAGTACGCACTTGCTGCCTACTATGTCATTGCGATGAGCGAAGCGTCCTCAAACCTGGCACGGTTCGACGGTATGCGGTACGGGCTGCGGCTCGAAAAGGACCACGACTGGCATACCACGTACAGCGAGATACGGGCACAGGGGTTTGGCGAGGAAGTGAAACGCCGCATCCTGCTGGGGACCTATGCGCTGTCAGCGGGGTACATGGACAAGTATTACCTCAAGGCGCTGAAGGTCAGGACACTTATCAGGCAGGACTTTGAGCAGGCTCTCAAAGATACCGACGTGCTCATAGCACCTACCATGCCCACTCCGGCATTCAAACTTGGGGAGAAGATAAGCGACCCTCTGACCCTGTACATGGCAGATGTGAACACCGTTCCCATTAACCTGGCAGGCGTGCCTTCGGTCTCATTGCCCTGTGGTTTTTCGAACGGGCTGCCGATAGGGTTGCAGGTAATGGGACGGCATTTCGACGAAGCGACCATTATCCGCACAGCCTATACTTTTGAGCAGAACACTGATTTCCATACCAGAAGCCCGGAGGTGGCATAGATGCGAGAGGGAAGTTTGAAATTGCGCCCATACCTGGATGACGTCGGCGTGATGATAGGGCTTGAGATACATGTGCAGCTGAACAAGCTCAATACCAAGATATTCTGCGGTTGTCCCCTGGATTACCACGATGATGAACCAAACACCCATACATGCCCCGTATGCCTTGGCCTGCCAGGGTCGTTACCTGTGATAAACCGCAAATCTGTGGAATACTCAATCAAGGTAGGACTGGCTCTGAATTGCACGATAGAGGAGCATACCCAGTTCTACAGGAAAAATTACTACTATCCCGACCTGCCAAAGGGCTTCCAGATAACACAGTACGATTATCCTATTGCCTCAAATGGCTACATTAACATTGAGGGCGAGGACGGCGAAGTGCGAATCCGCATCAACCGGGCACACATGGAAGAGGACCCTGGAAGACTGGTACACGAGGGCGGCAGTATCGAGCGCTCCAAGTACACCTTCATCGATTACAACCGCAGTGGTGTGGCACTGCTTGAGATCGTGACCGAGCCCGACCTGCGAAGCCCGAAGGAGGCGCGCAGGTTCCTGGATAAGTTGCGCAACATCCTGGGATACCTGGACGTGGTGGATACGACGCTTGAGGGCTCCATGCGTGTGGATGCCAATATCTCGCTGGCGGGCGGCAGCCGGTCCGAGGTGAAGAATATCAGCAGCCACAAAGGTGCGGAGCGGGCATTGCTGTTCGAGATAATCCGGCAGAAGAACCTGCTGCGGCGGGGCGGCAAGGTGGTGCAGGAGACCAGGCACTTTGACGAGGCCAGGGGTGTGACCGTGAGTTTGAGGACCAAGGAGGAGGCGCATGATTATCGCTATTTCCCCGAGGCTGACCTTGGGCCCATCAGGGTGGCAGACTGGGCGCCCGGGATACAGGAGACTTTGCCGGAACTGCCTGATGCCAGGAGAATGCGGTTCGTGTCTAATTATAGTATCACTGATGACCATGCCAGGAGCCTTACTTCCGAGAAACAGGTGGCGGATTTCTATGAACAGGTGGCGGCAGAGGTTGATTCGAAACTGGCAGCGGTCTGGATAGCTGATGTACTGAAGGGTGAACTGAATTACCGGGACATTGGCATTGATGCATTTTCCAGCGAATATATGGTGGCTCTGGTGAAATTGGTGGCCGGGGATAAGATTTCAGAGCAAAGTGGTGTTGAGGTTATCCGCACAATCCTGGATGAGGGTGGTAACCCTGATGAAGTTGTGGCGGCAAAAGGTCTTTTGAAGGCGGGTGGCGACATTGTGACCACGGCTGTGGTCGAGGTCATTGAAGAGAATCCCCAGGCTGTTGAGGATTACCGGTCCGGCAAGCCCGAGGCTGTGAATTTCCTGACCGGGCAGGTCATGAAGAAGACCAGGGGCCGTGCTGATGCCAAAGAAGTTCGCGAGATGATTATCCAGAG
Coding sequences within:
- a CDS encoding ABC transporter permease, whose protein sequence is MLALKNIMKNRVRTSLNIAAVTIAVLSVILLASLGSGLVTTGESAFKESLMHLWITGQPVDLRASYASVGAAKINNAHQLSYDAVKDPRITHTIPMLTEMIYAYRDDVNPRAVFGLGVETSGPMVVISEGSPLNTSSHYNGGAYNGAWTREVLVDSRASALLNVNVGDTIHVGKSVGDAKGQVFKVVGVTNSLAGFSVNPMIIFPFSEFQDITGNHYYDSASMIMVRLKDPEDVHAVKADLEVAYPNYVVSTNMEFLEKVIKENSIMLYSAASMVVLALVMGGALVVNTTLLSINEKRKEIGIMQVIGLSRWSMVKSIGLEGLIISLLGGIAGCVLSIPFTIGLNHGIESMMGFKNVLVLDEMFLAGGFVMAITLGLLSTIIAMWRLVRIHPIEQLRSI
- the gatA gene encoding Asp-tRNA(Asn)/Glu-tRNA(Gln) amidotransferase subunit GatA, with the protein product MITVAQTLEAIRNSSVEDVLNQCIDRIESGTFNTFITVAKESALEAAGKMEGHTGPLAGIPIAIKDNISTRGIQTTCASKILGGYVPPYDAHVIERLKAAGAIIVGKANMDEFAMGTSTESSHYGPTLNPWDPERVPGGSSGGSAATVAASEVPLSLGSDTGGSVRCPASFCGVVGLKPTYGVISRYGLISYANSLEQIGPIASNVEDMTLLFNVIAGHDARDSTSVAGEKDYTKALVDDVKGLTIGVPEEYFGEGIDPAVEKSVWDGVHRLEELGASWKEVKMAHTKYALAAYYVIAMSEASSNLARFDGMRYGLRLEKDHDWHTTYSEIRAQGFGEEVKRRILLGTYALSAGYMDKYYLKALKVRTLIRQDFEQALKDTDVLIAPTMPTPAFKLGEKISDPLTLYMADVNTVPINLAGVPSVSLPCGFSNGLPIGLQVMGRHFDEATIIRTAYTFEQNTDFHTRSPEVA
- the gatB gene encoding Asp-tRNA(Asn)/Glu-tRNA(Gln) amidotransferase subunit GatB, whose protein sequence is MREGSLKLRPYLDDVGVMIGLEIHVQLNKLNTKIFCGCPLDYHDDEPNTHTCPVCLGLPGSLPVINRKSVEYSIKVGLALNCTIEEHTQFYRKNYYYPDLPKGFQITQYDYPIASNGYINIEGEDGEVRIRINRAHMEEDPGRLVHEGGSIERSKYTFIDYNRSGVALLEIVTEPDLRSPKEARRFLDKLRNILGYLDVVDTTLEGSMRVDANISLAGGSRSEVKNISSHKGAERALLFEIIRQKNLLRRGGKVVQETRHFDEARGVTVSLRTKEEAHDYRYFPEADLGPIRVADWAPGIQETLPELPDARRMRFVSNYSITDDHARSLTSEKQVADFYEQVAAEVDSKLAAVWIADVLKGELNYRDIGIDAFSSEYMVALVKLVAGDKISEQSGVEVIRTILDEGGNPDEVVAAKGLLKAGGDIVTTAVVEVIEENPQAVEDYRSGKPEAVNFLTGQVMKKTRGRADAKEVREMIIQRI
- a CDS encoding asparagine synthase C-terminal domain-containing protein, giving the protein MAAGRSCHGHRGREMDAHFQTIVRATGNHDEPALCEMIVQSLSVSVSKSLRPHCAVLFSGGVDSSLIAVLAARQIPDIMLITVGFSDSNDIGWAPVAAQLLGLGNNHHSKIITPGDVQSTIPRVMKVLGTADPMTISLAVPLFIACVEAKSMNIGLLLAGQGADELFGGYHRYQDIAHEGMSALDEAIAADVAGLSRRDILRDSTITKAANVELAVPFLEPGMVQLGLFIPAMLKVRESGGERVGKYILRRAAEQVMPGEIAWRDKKAMQYGSGVWAAMGKLARQAGYRKQDKGYIRKYLYSVAEENRITLDVTS
- the gatC gene encoding Asp-tRNA(Asn)/Glu-tRNA(Gln) amidotransferase subunit GatC, translating into MITTKDVEHIGWLARLKMEEEQLEGYAGQLNSVLDYFGQLDEVDTEGVEPTFHVLKVNNVFRDDEVTGCLTHDEATGNAPRTQDGYFKAPRII